Proteins found in one Miscanthus floridulus cultivar M001 chromosome 4, ASM1932011v1, whole genome shotgun sequence genomic segment:
- the LOC136551897 gene encoding uncharacterized protein produces the protein MDGHGGGPGAGKLTRTPSSLLRSPTVRNCSSFQAVVVEDPEPDDKKAQAHPKARPHHFHPGGPAHPLLVLALPLAFLLLLLLLRGGGDGHHLALLAASAAAALAAAAGAARLLRGRLRLRRSPGSGSVQWFIGDDDDKPQKRADKAAAPHGRVVREGVEFYSNGDCYEGEFHKGRCNGSGVYSFFGKGKYEGDWVDGKYDGYGIESWARGSRYRGQYRQGLRHGHGVYRFYSGDCYAGEWAGGQSHGIGAQTCSDGSSYVGEFKCGVKHGLGSYHFRNGDRYAGEYFGDKIHGFGVYSFANGHCYEGSWHEGKKQGFGMYTFRNGDKRSGDWDSGTLRIPLPPADPSVQRAVQAAQRAAENAFRLPRVDEQVHKAVMAANRAATAARVAAIKAVQNRMDGKFCDTYV, from the exons atgGACGGCCACGGCGGCGGGCCGGGGGCCGGCAAGCTGACGCGGACGCCGTCCTCGCTGCTGCGCTCGCCCACGGTGCGCAACTGCTCCTCGTTCCAGGCCGTGGTTGTCGAGGACCCGGAGCCCGACGACAAGAAGGCCCAGGCGCACCCCAAGGCCCGGCCGCACCACTTCCACCCCGGCGGGCCCGCCCACCCGCTGCTCGTCCTCGCGCTCCCGCTCGccttcctgctcctgctcctcctcctccgcggcggcggcgacggccaccACCTCGCCCTCCTCGCGGCGTCCGCGgccgccgcgctcgccgccgccgcgggggcTGCGCGCCTGCTCCGGGGACGCCTGCGCCTGCGCCGCTCGCCGGGCTCCGGCTCCGTCCAGTGGTTCATCGGGGACGACGACGACAAGCCGCAGAAGCGGGCGGACAAGGCCGCCGCGCCGCACGGACGCGTCGTGCGGGAGGGCGTCGAGTTCTACAGCAATGGGGACTGCTACGAGGGCGAGTTCCACAAGGGCCGCTGCAACGGCAGCGGCGTCTACAGCTTCTTCGGCAAGGGCAAGTACGAGGGCGACTGGGTCGACGGCAAGTACGATGGCTACGGCATCGAGAGCTGGGCGCGGGGCAGCCGGTACCGCGGCCAGTACCGCCAGGGCCTCCGCCACGGCCACGGCGTCTACCGCTTCTACAGCGGCGACTGCTACGCGGGCGAGTGGGCCGGCGGCCAGAGCCACGGCATCGGCGCGCAGACCTGCTccgacgggagctcctacgtcgGCGAATTCAAGTGCGGCGTCAAGCACGGCCTCGGGAGCTACCATTTCAG AAATGGCGATCGTTATGCGGGCGAGTACTTTGGGGACAAGATCCACGGGTTTGGTGTCTACAGCTTCGCCAATGGCCATTGCTACGAAGGCTCCTGGCACGAAGGCAAGAAGCAGGGATTTGGGATGTACACATTCCGGAATGGCGACAAGCGATCGGGGGACTGGGATTCTGGGACTCTCAGGATCCCCTTGCCCCCGGCTGATCCTTCTGTTCAGCGCGCCGTACAG GCCGCTCAGCGAGCTGCGGAGAACGCATTTCGCTTGCCTAGAGTCGATGAGCAGGTCCACAAGGCGGTCATGGCCGCCAACAGGGCGGCCACGGCCGCTCGAGTAGCTGCGATCAAGGCAGTCCAGAACAGGATGGATGGGAAATTTTGTGACACCTATGTGTGA